In Lathyrus oleraceus cultivar Zhongwan6 chromosome 2, CAAS_Psat_ZW6_1.0, whole genome shotgun sequence, the DNA window TGGTGGTTCTACGGAAAATTGATGAAGTATCAAAGTTATCTTAAGAGGCTTTAAACTTGCCTTTGGTTTACATGTCAATGTCAACAAAAATGTATGGAGTCAACTTGTCTCAAGAAGTTATGCAAACAAGTTCATCATTCTTGGATTGCAAAATTGTTACCATGCCATTTAAGTTTTTGGGAATTTCGGTGGGAGCTAGTCCAAGGAGAAGATTAACTTGGAATTCAATAGTGGACATGATCAAAAGAATATGGAAAAATACTCTTTTTGGTCCCTTAACTATGCCCTTGGGTTCAGTTGGATCCCTTAATATTTTTGTGTGTCATTTTGGTCCTTTAACTTTTGAAAAATTGTCACGTTTGTCCTTCCGTTAGTAGACGTTGGTCAAATTCAAAAACAACTGCCAAGTGGCATGTTACTTGATGAGGTGGATAAGTGACTCAATATAGTTTTAGAAACGTTTTGTTGATGTGGATATGTGACTCAATATAGCTTCAGAAACATTGTGTTGTTGTTCAAAACGAAAGAACCCTAAGCAGCCGAAGATACACGAAGGCGATTGAACCCGCGTTTGAAGGCAAACAGTATGGAAAAATCAAGCAAAGTGAAGGATTGAAGATGGAATTTCGATCGCATATAGGGATTTCTATACATATAGTTTTTTTTTGTAGATTTAGGGTTTTTCATGTTTTAGAGCTTTGACGTACTCTGTTTGAAACTTAATATAGGGATAATGGAGAAATTTATGGAACTCAAAGTTCATCACAATGGTGAATTCATTGATCCTGAACTAAGTGTGAGTGAAGGAGAACTAGTAGATAATTTGAAAGTAGATGTTGATAAGTGGAGTTATTTTGAGTTAGTTGGTGTATTGAAGGAGTTATGTTATAGGGACTTTGAGACAATATATTACAAGGACCCTACATTTGGAATGAATGCCCTTGTTGATGACAAATGTGCTTTAGAAATTGCAAATCTTTACAGGGTGCACCAAAGTGTTGATATCTATATTCAACACACTTTGTATCAGCCTGATTATTGTGATGgtgttgttgataatgttgatGAAATGCCTGATAATATTGTATATGAGGTGGGAAAATTTATTAATAAACTACATGATGACATTGTAGATGATTTGCATGATGGTAATGTTGGTATGGAAGAAGGTAATGTTGGATTGAAGGATGCCAATGTTATAGTGGAATCAGACAATGTTGGAGTGAAGGGTGTCAATGTTGTAGTGGAGTCAGACAATGTTGGAGTGAAGGTTGTAAATGTTGGTGAGGTACATGATGAGTACAGTTTTGATGACAGTAAGGATGCCAACTACTATTATGATAGTGTTGTGTAAGTATCTTTTAAGGATGACTTTGATGGGTATGATGATGATTCTGCCTTTATATAATGCTTTGAATATGAGATCGTTGGCTGAGGCATTAATGTAGTATCTTGGCAATGATGGAACTTAATTGTCATTAAGTTTGTTGTTCTTTCCATATAAATTTTGGAGAGTGTTTATTCTTTTCCAAATAAAGATTCATACCAAAACTGGAATACTTCGTTACTAAGTCTTGTGGTTGATCTGCTTGACTTGAGTCAGAGTGCGCAGAATCCATATCTTCTTGTTCAGCATGTTTTCTTCAGATAGTTGCTTAGAATTGactttcttcagaagttcttgaTATGTCTTTTGTAGAACCTTCTTCAAATGTACGAATCAGCAGAGTAATTGTGTGGAATCCTTCAAATTCAGAGTATCTGAATTTTTAACCTTCAGGCGCTGTGAGCACTGTTGTCTTCAAAGTCATAATGACTGCTTTATTTGACTCTAAGTCAGCTATTCTAGACTTGCGTGATGTCAGATGTTGTCTATCAGATCCATTTTCTGTTAGAGTCttgcacacttagataaattcgttagggtaccattttgtttcatcctttattatcatcaaaactttagagatgaattgtagacccaaaatcttgttctaacaatctctccctttttaatgatgacaaaaacttcagactgatgatgaaacaatgatacttcaTAAAAATTTAAAGGAGTTATCTCAGAGTCAGATGTATGATAACTCCCCCTGAGGTAAGCAATCTCCCCCTAAATCTGATGTTTACGAAGGTTTAGAAGTTCTTATCAATTTTCCTTAAGTTGTGTAACTTGTTTCTCAGATGTTTTACTCAGATACTTCCTGCAGAACTTTAGACTTCATAATAATAGTTAAATGTTTACAGTGCATTATGAGGTTTAGATATTATTTTATTAGAGGCTGTATAAtttattctccccctttttgtcagactaAAAATGACTTAGTAAAGTAAGTAAGGCAAAACATATGACATTGATAAGATAAAAGTACAAATAAGAGTGAAAAACACTTATAAGAAAAGCATAGAAGATAAACACTTAGAGAAATAGCAATAACTCCTAAGtgtgcctaagggttcggaggaGGCGGCATCCTCTGCAGCAACTGAGTCAGTAGATTCTGAATGTTGGAGTTGACAGAGTCATGTTGATCCAGTCTTGCTCTCACGGTCTATTGCTCTTTATGTAGTTCTTCTAGAGTTTTCAACATAAGTGAAGCGAAATCGGAGTGATATGGCTCCCTATGAGTCAGAGCAGTGTCCTTAGCCTTGTCAACCTCTTCCTTAGCAATGTGTGATGCTTCTTCAGCGTCAGCCTTGGCTTTGGgttcagcttcagcagcagcaacaGCGTTAGCGGCAACCTTTTCTGCAGCTTTTCTtgctttctcttcttcttctAAGCAAGCCTTTTCCTCAGCTTCTCTGCGAGCTCTTTCCTTTGCCTCTCTAGCCAGACGGGCCTGCAACCTCTCTCCAGCTTCTCTGATAAATTCGTTTatgacttgttcagagaggcctttcagcttgaaggccTCATATGTCATCCATCTGATTACTTTGTTCCAGTGAAACCTCACTGCAGAGGGATCATCATTGATTCTAGATTTTCAGACAGTGATATGATATTTTCCATTGATGACTTAGCAAATAAGGCTACTGCCTCTTCCAGAGTGGGAAAGGTGGGTTCAGGTTCAAAGGTGGGAGATATAGGTGCTGGTGGTGTGGGGATGGTTTCAGTGGGAGGGTCAGATGATTGGGTAACAGGGTTTTCAGAGGGAGTTTCTGTGTGAGGTTCAGAGGGTGGTGTTGTTGGGTGTTCAGATGGGGAAGGGATGGTGGTTTCTAACTCGGATGGATTTTGAGTGGAGATGGCGTGAGCTTGGAGTTGCGCAAGAGTAGGGGATTGAGGGTCAGATGGTTCAGATTGGTCAGAGTCAGATGAAATGTTGTAGTAGGGTGGAGATGAGGGAGTGGAGGAGGTTGTAGGTTCAAAGTGTGTGTATATAGGGGATGGTTGAGGTAAGGAAGAAGACAATTGCCTTAAATGTAAAGTATGAGAGTCAGAGGGTTGAGACTTACTTGGAGAGGAGGAGGAGATCAGAGGCACAAGTGGTCTGGATACAGAGGGTTCCCCCAACTTTTGAGATTTCTTCTTTGACTTCCTTTCAGATGGCTCGCGCATTCTCTTCATGAAATTGGGTGGATGTTCAGATAGCCAATCCATCGAAAAGTCAGAGATGTCTACCCCTTGATTAGCCAGGTCCTGCAGATAGTAGGTGATAACCTCTGGGGGGGTCTATCTTAGAGATTAGATAAAGACCATTGGGTATCTTCCTttgatccttcagagcttcccatGAGGTGTCCAGAGATGGCTTGACCAGAACTCATTCAATGATGCacatgctcttcagattccttAAGTTCAGAGGCCTACCGGTGTCTACCGTCACATCTTCCATCAGATTGTGGGATATCAGATGATCCACTAATCCGCTTTCTATTAGAACGTTATAAATTAAccttcccagaggaatgtaggttctgggcttcatgttgttccTGGTGTCCTTGACGGAGCCCCTTAGATACTTGAACAAGAGAGCTGGCAGATTAAGCTTGAGTCCTTTGTGGAGGCAGTAGAAGATGCATTCCTGGTCAGTATTGATGTTATTTAACGAATTTGATGTTGGGAGATGATGAATAGTccccagaataatcttcagccatACCCTCAGATTCTTgtgaagttctttgttcttggAGGATTTTCCTTCTGCGCTCTGCTTGAAGATTGTGGAAATAATCTCCTGGGACAtatattttgccctagggttgatgttgtagattcttcttccccCTGTCTTCTCCATATTCAGAAGATTGGTGATGGATTTCTCAGTGATAACCATTTTCACCCCCAGAACGTGTGAGACGTGCAATGGTCATCTGAATTTGCAAATTTCCAGAACTCCTTGACCAGAAATGTGTATTGGCCCATATAGACGCTGAAAGTCATTTTCCCACCCTTTCTTTCTCAATTCCTCCGTGAGGTCAATACCATTTCTCTTCATATTTTCAAAGTCTACCAAAGATTCACAAAGAACTTCTAGTTTGTCGAAAGGagttgcaagatgaatgtgggGTGGACGATCCAAAATGTAAGGTTCCTTATAGATTAGAGTTGATATTGCAGCAGTTACAGTGGTGGTTTGCTGGGAAGCAGTTGAATGTTGTTCAGTGGATTCCATTTGCTGAGAGAAGTTGtacacttgttgttgttgtgaatccatgaagaagatgaagaacaagTGAAGAACATTGAAGAACTTAGAGAGAGGGTTGATGACAAGGGTTTGTGTTGGCTGTGAGTGAAAAGGGTGAAAGTGGGAGTTGTGGCATGAATATATACACAATGTTGGCATGCAAAATGATACCATTTAGTGGAATTAGAAAACAACAAACAATAAATAACACATAAATTGAGTTGACACGTGAGGGAAAATTAATTATAACTTATGATGGATGTCTAATCCCAAAAATCTGCACATTGCTCGAGGATATCTCAATAGACTGACTCTTGAGTTTTgtgctagacagttgtctagaagatctACGGTCAGACGCAAGAGAGGCCACGTGATGATATATCTGATCTACAGGAATACCAAGAAATTGGATCCTGAGGGTTTCTGATTCAGATCACTTCTAACTGGTAGAAACATTGGAGTCAGATCCAGATCCCATAAGTTTTAGGTTAGATCCTATTTTGCCATTTCAGAGAAACACATATTTTTGAGTCATTCTGGGTAATTTGCCATGTTTAGATGTTTCAGAATGaatgagaatctatcttcagctaggGGTTTTGCgaagatatcagcccattggtggtctgtatctatgaattttaatGTAATTACCCATTTATGAAaatagtctctgataaaatgatgtttaatttctatgtgctttgctctggagtgcaaaatatggttcttacttaaacatacGGCAACAGTAATGTCATAAaagataggaacgttactctcatatatctgaaggtcttctagttgattcttcatccagagcatctgagtagtgcatagtgaagCCAAAATATATTATGCTTCTGCAGTAGAGGGtgctatggttgattgtctttttCTAGCCCAAGAGATAAGATTTCCTCCCAGAAATTGATAgtttccagatgtactttttcgtttTAATCTGTCTCcagcgtaatctgcatcacaatatccagaaagcctatactctgatgttttctcatacatcatgccaagattaggtgttcctttcagataccttaggattctcttaacagctgttagatgagattcccttggatcttattggaatctggcacagaaACAAGCTGAAGAGAATATCAGGCCGTGTAGCAGTaagatagagaagagagcctatcataccacgatagagcttctgacaaaccttttgacttacctcttctttctccagaatgcaggtAGGATGCATGAGAGTCTTTGCTGGTTTTCTTTCTAACATTTCAAACTTtttcagaatgtcttttatgtatttactttgatacACATATGTAGCGTCTGAAGCTTAGTTAATTTGAATTCCCATAAAGAATTTTAATTCTggcatcaaactcatttcaaattctgcctgcattaactcagagaattcttgacaaacagaaGGGTTAGCAGAACTAAagattatatcatcaacatatatctgacagATCATGAGGTCATTTCTGATGTTTTTACaaaagagtgtagagtcaactttgcctctgataaaatcatgttccagaagaaaagtgcttagcctttcataccaagctctaggagcttgttttagaccatacagAGATTTGTTCAAtttaaaaacgtgttctggacattttcagttttcaaaacccggaggttgatgaacatacacttcttcataaatatatccattcagaaatgtactcttgacatccatctgatataatttaatggaatgatttacagcgaatgatacaagtaaatgaatagattctaacctggcgactggagcaaatGTTTCATTGTAGTCAgtgccttcttgttgactataaccttgtgctaccagtcgtgctttgtttctgaccacttctcccttttcatttagtttgtttATGTACACCCATTTTGTTCCAATAACGTGGGTACCTTTTGGCTTTGGTACAAGATCCCATACGTCGTCctttgcaaattgatcaagttcttcttccATTGCCATAATCCATTATTTGTCTTGAAGTGCCTCGTCATAGGATGTTGGTTCTATCAGAGACACTAATCCCAGAGGGGTTTCCTTAAATGCTTTGAATGTATaccttgttctgacaggttcatctttgtttcccaaaatcaatTCTTCAGAGACGTTTAGTCTATTTCTTAATCTTTTCTATGTAGTTGAGATTTCCATTGTTTCTGGGGTTTGCCTTTCAACTTCCTCATAttctttagtcttttcgtcaTAACCTGCAAGTTTTATTTCCAGATCAATTGTTCTGGAGCCTCTGATTattcctttctgatttcctccaaagcctacgaagccaacaactttaagttccaggctttgaaacatattctttcttcccgTTATGTGTCGCGAGtatccagagtccaggtaccatgattggtgtcttaactctgttGCATAGGATATCTGTAACATAgactattttatcttttggtacccaaaatcttttgggtcctttgtgattagttctcccagagtttctggAAACTTTGGGTTTTCAAGCATTAGTAAAAttttgtgtttgtgcatgtgtgtaatgataagaTAAGGGAGATTTAGGTTTATCATCTGCAAAATGTATTTCctcatcttcatcagagtcatatccTATCCCCCTTTTCTTATTCTGACTAACTCTATAAATCATGGAAGCTATCTTGCTTCTTTCTAGCCCATTTTTCATAAATTTTTGAAATGctttttcatatttgtatatgattgtgttagaagtttgtggggcttgagatagagcttcttcaagttttaaacattttttggttgaaaactcattttctttttccaaaaaaatatattgccttttaattcagaaacttctatctcaagcttatcacattcttcaacaGTCCCTTCTAGGACTTTCTTTATAGCCTTGAATTTTTGTCGAAGCTTCTGATAAGAGCTAAGAGATTCAGATAAGCaagattcaaggtcagagcgagagagatcagaaaatacctcttcaaagTCAGATTCTCTTTCGGATGTACTTCCAGATGTGGTAGTCATAAATGCAACATTTTCCTTttcttcttcagagtctgattctgaggcattagattcagagtcatcccaggtagccatgagtcccttcttagttttgaaggagtttttcttgaaCCCTTCTTTTTTAGAACtatctttcttgagctttggacattCGTTTCTATAGTGTCCTagttctttacattcataacatgttaccTATTTGTTTGGTTTGcttctggaagttgattctgagcgatctcccttcTGTCTTGGTCTTCTGAATTTATTATTCCTCTTCctccagagttgtttaactcttaCGGTTAGAAGGGATATATCTTCCTCATCATCAGAATcatccttttcagagtcatcattgtcttcttcttcagcttgaaaggctttgttcctttctggcttgCGTCTTTCTGATCTAGACTTCAGATCCACATATTTGCTTTTCTTTTGGGGCTCGTCTTCCTCTAGTTttatctcatgacttctgagggAGCTGATGCTTTGGGGTCAAATTAATGTACTTATGGCTCGTAATGCATAATGTTCTAAATTTATATGTAAGTGACATGTTTTTCCTGAAACCATTTGAAAATGTTTTAGTCCTATAGGGGATTTATAAGAATTCTTGTAAGCCTGCAACATGTCCTCGAATTTTAATGACATGTCTTTTCTAGAGGAAGCCATTGTCTACCAAAAATATATCTCTTTTTTGGAGACTTCTTCTTAATAATTCACTTACTGGTTGTAAATAGATTCTAATTTATGCTTCACATTATAGTGTTCAAGAACTTTCCATAGTTTCATGTTGCAGAAATGTGATCCCCTGTCACTTAAAACTCCTAGAGTACGAAATCAActtaatatattattttaaagGATTTTGATGATTGTTTTAGCATCAATTTTTTTGTAGCCACTACATTTCACTCAATTGTTTATATAATCTACTACATATAGAATGTATTGGTTAGAGCACAAGGATGAAAGTGGCCCTACAAAATTAATTCTCCAACAGTAAAAAAATCCCACTTCAAGAATACTTTGTATGACATTTCATATCTCTTGAAGATATTTCGTGATCTTTGACATTTGTTACATTGTAACACATCTTCGTAAGCATACTTTAACATGGTCCACATACACGCATACATTAAATTAGAGAAATAAAAATGAAACCAAAGCTCATTTTTTAGATTTGAAAAAGTGATAGATAAGTTTTTTATTTATAGGCCAGGGCGAGATATAAATTTGGAAATAATCCATGGGCTAAATCAATAACATAATCGATTATTGAACCTCATTAATCGATTGCTCAAGTCACAAATGGAAGatttatatatttatttgttaCCAATCATTAAGAGACTATCCCAATCAATTTTAGACTCAACCAAGCAAAACATAATCGATTAGGTTATTGGTTTAACCAAATCTTTAGTTGGAAAGACACTTCCAATCAACCAGACACTCCCCCAATCGACTAGATAGagccaaaaaatatttttagatgatataaataaaatattagaGGCTTCTAAAATATTTTTTAGTATGTGTATGATTTAGACATAGTATTTATAGAAATATCCTTGTGTATTTATAAGACACTGGTCACTTAGACATACACGGGTAggcgagctttcacacttcctctctttcatGAATCTGAAGCTTCAAGTCTTGACACCATTGCCTTTGACTTTACCATCACATAATAGTATTGAATCTTATTAATTCGTATTGACATATCCTTATGTTGATTATAATCATATAAAATTTGAGAGGTTAAACCACTGATGACCTTTGAAACAGAAGTCTTCACTTGAATGTCGTTTGACCATAATGTTAACTTGATCTTCAAGAATATATTCAAGAGGATAGATTGATTCAAGATGATTTTTTAATAAATCATCTTGTTCACTTTCGAACGCTTGAGATATCTTCAACAAATATTGACTTCACCGAGGATCGTTTGATTTTAAGCATTGTCATCATCAAAGCTAAACAACTACTCAGTTGACTTGCAACTTTGTTATCCATAAACTTTACCATATTGAATCATCTTGATAATAATTGAAATCACATATATATCCATATTCTCTCACTTTTCGATGATGGCAACACATCTCTCAGGGAAGTGGTAAAACAATTGGATAAATTTTGGAGTGGCTAAACTAACCCCCCCCCCCTCCCCCGCGCGCGCGCGTAAGTATAGAGTATACTTTAGTCCTCATGAGAGTATAATTATCCCCATTTGGCATAATAAAAAAAGATGGTAAAAAGATTCTATAAAGTATTTCAAGCACATAATTCACATTTACTAAAGAAAGGAAAACATTACATTATTAAAAAACAATTTGAAGTACGGAAAgcatgaaaaataaaattttaaaacaCACTTAGTAGCTAAGATATAAACCTATAGGCAAGACTAATCGTTGTCACTATTTACATTCCTAATTATAACTGTTTCCTTGGATATCTTTTCCACAACAAAAACAGTTTATTGAGAAATCACGAGGATGACATTCATAATTCCTTCATTTACCGCAAAATGAATGTTTGCAACTTCATCTTCCTCCATGAAAACATTCTTTAATTATACTCAAATGATACAAACTTTCATATTGCTGAGGCATGTTGAGTTGATTTGGTGGTGGACGGAGTCAACATTTTCTTATGCAAGATTTACTCATGCTCTAGCTAGAATCTTTGTGATCAAACTCCCAT includes these proteins:
- the LOC127123656 gene encoding extensin-like — translated: MDWLSEHPPNFMKRMREPSERKSKKKSQKLGEPSVSRPLVPLISSSSPSKSQPSDSHTLHLRQLSSSLPQPSPIYTHFEPTTSSTPSSPPYYNISSDSDQSEPSDPQSPTLAQLQAHAISTQNPSELETTIPSPSEHPTTPPSEPHTETPSENPVTQSSDPPTETIPTPPAPISPTFEPEPTFPTLEEAVALFAKSSMENIISLSENLESMMIPLQ